One Pectobacterium polaris DNA window includes the following coding sequences:
- the yacG gene encoding DNA gyrase inhibitor YacG encodes MTTEITTVKCPTCKQAVIWDETSIYRPFCSKRCQLIDLGEWADEEKRIPSDDMVSDSEDWSETQ; translated from the coding sequence ATGACAACAGAAATTACGACGGTTAAATGCCCAACCTGCAAGCAGGCAGTCATCTGGGATGAAACCAGCATCTATCGCCCATTTTGCAGCAAACGTTGTCAGCTCATCGATTTGGGTGAATGGGCTGATGAAGAAAAGCGCATTCCAAGTGATGATATGGTTTCTGATAGTGAAGACTGGAGCGAAACGCAGTAA
- the secA gene encoding preprotein translocase subunit SecA: protein MVMNILTKIFGSRNDRTLRRMRKNVDVIGRFEPEMEKLSDEELQAKTQEFRARLEKGESLENLLPEAFAVVRESSKRVFGMRHFDVQLIGGMVLNERCIAEMRTGEGKTLTATLPAYLNALTGRGVHVVTVNDYLAQRDAENNRPLFEFLGLSVGINLPGMPAPAKREAYAADITYGTNNEYGFDYLRDNMAFSPEERVQRKLYYALVDEVDSILIDEARTPLIISGPAEDSSELYISVNKIIPHLIRQEKDDSDTFLGEGHFSVDEKARQVNLTERGLVLVEELLVKEGIMEEGESLYSPTNIMLMHHVTAALRAHVLFTRDVDYIVKDGEVIIVDEHTGRTMQGRRWSDGLHQAVEAKEKVTIQNENQTLASITFQNYFRLYEKLAGMTGTADTEAFEFSSIYKLDTIVVPTNRPMVRKDLPDLVYMTEQEKIDAIIEDIKDRSVKGQPILVGTISIEKSEVVSQALEKAGIKHNVLNAKFHAMEADIVAQAGQSGAVTIATNMAGRGTDIVLGGSWQAEVAHLENPDDAQIAEIKAAWKVRHDAVLAAGGLHIIGTERHESRRIDNQLRGRSGRQGDAGSSRFYLSMEDALMRIFASDRVSNMMRKLGMKPGEAIEHPWVTKAIANAQRKVESRNFDIRKQLLEYDDVANDQRRAIYTQRNELLDVSDISETITSIREDVFKATIDSYIPPESLEEMWDTEGLEQRLKNDFDLDMPIKAWLDKEPELHEETLRERIFQQALEVYHRKEEVVGTEVMRNFEKGVMLQTLDSLWKEHLAAMDYLRQGIHLRGYAQKDPKQEYKRESFSMFAAMLESLKYEVISTLSKVQVRMPEEIEALELQRREEAERLAQQQQFSHQEEDSLNTGSPAQADRKIGRNDPCPCGSGKKYKQCHGRLQK from the coding sequence ATGGTCATGAATATCCTAACCAAAATTTTTGGTAGCCGTAACGATCGTACGCTGCGTCGTATGCGTAAAAATGTTGATGTCATCGGTCGTTTCGAACCAGAAATGGAGAAACTTTCAGATGAAGAACTGCAAGCGAAAACGCAAGAGTTCCGTGCCCGTCTGGAAAAAGGTGAGTCGCTGGAGAACCTGCTGCCGGAAGCCTTCGCGGTAGTCCGTGAATCCAGTAAGCGTGTATTTGGCATGCGTCACTTCGACGTGCAGCTTATCGGCGGTATGGTACTGAACGAGCGCTGCATCGCGGAGATGCGTACTGGTGAAGGTAAAACGCTGACGGCAACGCTGCCTGCGTACCTGAATGCACTGACTGGTCGCGGCGTACACGTGGTTACCGTGAACGATTATCTGGCACAGCGTGACGCCGAAAATAACCGTCCGTTGTTTGAATTCCTTGGCCTGAGCGTTGGTATCAACCTGCCGGGAATGCCTGCTCCGGCGAAGCGTGAAGCTTATGCGGCAGACATCACCTACGGTACCAATAACGAATACGGTTTTGACTACCTGCGTGACAACATGGCGTTCAGCCCAGAAGAACGTGTACAGCGTAAACTGTACTACGCGCTGGTGGATGAGGTTGACTCCATCCTGATCGATGAAGCGCGTACGCCGCTGATCATTTCCGGCCCGGCTGAAGACAGTTCTGAGCTTTATATCAGCGTCAATAAAATCATCCCCCACCTGATCCGTCAGGAGAAAGACGATTCGGATACCTTCCTCGGCGAAGGCCATTTCTCTGTTGATGAGAAAGCGCGTCAGGTTAACCTCACCGAACGTGGTCTGGTTCTGGTAGAAGAATTGCTGGTGAAAGAAGGCATTATGGAAGAGGGTGAGTCGCTGTACTCTCCGACCAACATCATGCTGATGCACCATGTGACCGCCGCGCTGCGTGCGCACGTATTGTTTACCCGCGATGTCGATTACATTGTGAAAGACGGTGAAGTGATCATCGTCGACGAACATACTGGCCGTACCATGCAGGGACGTCGCTGGTCTGATGGTCTGCATCAGGCTGTGGAAGCGAAAGAGAAGGTGACCATTCAGAATGAAAACCAGACTCTGGCTTCCATTACCTTCCAGAATTACTTCCGCCTGTATGAAAAACTGGCAGGGATGACTGGTACGGCAGATACCGAAGCGTTCGAATTCAGCTCTATCTATAAGCTGGATACGATTGTGGTGCCGACCAACCGTCCGATGGTTCGTAAAGACTTGCCTGACCTGGTCTACATGACCGAACAGGAAAAAATCGATGCCATCATTGAAGATATCAAAGACCGCTCAGTAAAAGGTCAGCCTATTCTGGTCGGTACAATCTCCATTGAGAAATCCGAAGTGGTTTCTCAGGCGCTGGAAAAAGCGGGTATCAAACACAATGTGTTGAATGCGAAATTCCACGCCATGGAAGCGGACATCGTTGCACAGGCGGGTCAGTCTGGTGCCGTCACCATCGCGACCAACATGGCCGGTCGTGGTACGGACATTGTATTGGGTGGTAGCTGGCAGGCAGAAGTCGCACATCTGGAAAACCCGGATGACGCGCAAATTGCAGAAATCAAAGCGGCCTGGAAAGTGCGCCATGATGCAGTGTTGGCTGCGGGTGGTTTGCACATTATCGGTACAGAGCGCCATGAGTCTCGCCGTATCGATAACCAGCTGCGTGGTCGTTCCGGCCGTCAGGGGGATGCGGGTTCATCACGCTTCTATCTGTCGATGGAAGATGCGCTGATGCGTATTTTTGCCTCCGATCGCGTTTCTAACATGATGCGTAAACTGGGTATGAAACCGGGCGAAGCGATTGAGCACCCTTGGGTCACCAAGGCGATTGCTAACGCACAGCGTAAAGTGGAAAGCCGTAACTTTGATATTCGTAAACAGCTGCTGGAATACGATGATGTGGCGAACGACCAACGTCGTGCGATCTACACACAGCGTAACGAACTGCTGGATGTGTCCGATATCAGCGAAACCATCACCAGTATTCGTGAGGATGTGTTTAAAGCGACTATCGACAGCTATATTCCACCGGAATCTCTGGAAGAAATGTGGGATACGGAAGGTCTGGAACAGCGTCTGAAGAACGACTTCGATCTGGATATGCCGATCAAGGCGTGGCTGGATAAAGAGCCTGAACTGCACGAAGAAACGCTGCGTGAGCGTATTTTCCAGCAGGCGCTTGAGGTTTATCATCGCAAAGAAGAAGTGGTTGGCACTGAGGTCATGCGCAACTTCGAGAAAGGCGTGATGTTGCAGACGCTGGATTCCTTGTGGAAAGAGCATCTGGCGGCAATGGATTACCTGCGTCAGGGTATCCATCTGCGTGGCTATGCACAGAAAGATCCGAAGCAAGAATATAAGCGTGAGTCGTTCTCTATGTTTGCCGCGATGCTGGAATCACTGAAATATGAAGTGATCAGTACGCTGAGCAAAGTTCAGGTGAGAATGCCGGAAGAAATCGAAGCGCTGGAGCTGCAACGCCGTGAAGAAGCTGAGCGTTTGGCGCAGCAGCAGCAGTTTAGCCATCAGGAAGAAGATAGCCTGAATACGGGCTCACCAGCTCAGGCAGACCGTAAGATTGGACGTAACGATCCTTGCCCATGTGGTTCAGGCAAGAAATATAAGCAGTGCCACGGTCGTTTACAGAAATAA
- a CDS encoding DUF721 domain-containing protein produces MRDSRPQSLEFLFDSASMSGKGPLQDVQQRAIALLKLNRAVRGLLPAPLHPWCRVANYRQGLLILETANASWLMRLRYEQPALLSALRAQILPSLASIDIRINPTLAAKGHEIVKNSDITPTENTDDKPLRQLSEQSAETLRTLAGNSPEKLRKILERLASLAGESTSKTSRNKK; encoded by the coding sequence ATGCGTGATAGCCGCCCACAATCACTGGAATTTCTGTTTGATAGCGCATCCATGTCGGGTAAAGGCCCGCTACAAGATGTGCAACAGCGCGCTATCGCCTTATTAAAACTCAACCGTGCCGTACGCGGGTTATTGCCTGCACCGTTGCACCCATGGTGCCGCGTCGCTAATTACCGGCAAGGTTTACTGATACTGGAAACCGCCAACGCCAGTTGGCTGATGCGGTTACGTTACGAACAACCTGCGCTGCTCTCTGCATTGCGCGCACAAATACTACCATCATTGGCTTCAATCGACATCAGGATTAATCCAACGCTTGCCGCAAAAGGGCATGAAATCGTGAAAAATAGTGACATTACGCCGACGGAAAATACCGATGACAAACCGTTGCGTCAGTTGAGTGAACAAAGTGCGGAGACATTGAGGACGTTAGCAGGCAATAGCCCGGAAAAACTCAGAAAGATATTAGAACGACTGGCTTCGCTGGCCGGAGAGAGTACCAGTAAAACCAGTCGTAATAAGAAGTGA
- the ftsA gene encoding cell division protein FtsA: MIKSTDRKLVVGLEIGTAKVAALVGEVLPDGMVNIIGVGSCPSRGMDKGGVNDLESVVKCVQRAIDQAELMADCQISSVYLALSGKHISCQNEIGMVPISEEEVTQDDVESVVHTAKSVRVRDEHRVLHVIPQEYAIDYQEGIKNPVGLSGVRMQAKVHLITCHNDMAKNIVKAVERCGLKVDQLIFAGLASSYAVLTEDERELGVCVVDIGGGTMDIAVYTGGALRHTKVIPYAGNVVTSDIAYAFGTPPTDAEAIKVRHGCALGAIVGKDENVEVPSVGGRPPRSLQRQTLAEVIEPRYTELLNLVNDELLQLQEQLRQQGVKHHLAAGIVLTGGAAQIDGLAACAQRVFHTQVRIGQPMNITGLTDYAQEPYYSTAVGLLHYGKESHLGGEHEVEKRTSVSNWFKRINSWLRKEF; encoded by the coding sequence ATGATCAAGTCGACGGACAGAAAACTGGTAGTTGGGCTGGAAATCGGTACAGCAAAAGTGGCTGCGCTGGTAGGGGAAGTTCTGCCCGATGGCATGGTCAACATTATTGGCGTAGGCAGTTGCCCGTCACGCGGTATGGATAAAGGCGGCGTAAACGATCTGGAATCGGTCGTTAAATGTGTTCAGCGCGCTATTGATCAGGCTGAGTTGATGGCAGACTGCCAGATCTCTTCCGTGTATCTGGCGCTCTCGGGAAAACACATCAGTTGCCAGAATGAAATAGGGATGGTGCCTATTTCAGAAGAAGAGGTTACGCAGGATGACGTGGAAAGCGTGGTGCATACCGCTAAATCCGTGCGCGTGCGTGATGAACACCGTGTTCTCCATGTGATTCCACAGGAGTACGCGATCGATTATCAGGAAGGGATTAAAAACCCGGTTGGCTTATCTGGCGTGCGCATGCAGGCGAAAGTCCACCTGATAACCTGCCATAACGATATGGCGAAGAACATTGTTAAAGCCGTTGAACGCTGCGGCTTAAAAGTCGACCAGCTGATTTTTGCGGGACTGGCTTCCAGTTATGCGGTTCTGACTGAAGACGAACGTGAGCTGGGCGTGTGCGTAGTGGATATCGGCGGCGGTACAATGGACATTGCGGTCTATACCGGCGGCGCATTGCGACACACTAAAGTGATTCCGTATGCGGGCAATGTGGTTACCAGCGATATTGCTTACGCATTTGGTACGCCGCCGACGGATGCCGAAGCGATCAAGGTACGCCACGGTTGTGCATTAGGCGCGATTGTTGGCAAAGATGAGAATGTGGAAGTCCCGAGCGTTGGAGGACGTCCACCCCGCAGTCTGCAAAGACAGACATTGGCGGAAGTGATTGAACCACGTTACACCGAGCTGTTGAACTTGGTGAACGATGAACTTTTACAGTTGCAGGAGCAGTTGCGTCAACAAGGCGTGAAACACCATCTGGCGGCAGGGATCGTGCTGACGGGCGGTGCCGCGCAAATAGACGGCCTGGCGGCCTGTGCGCAGCGTGTGTTCCATACACAGGTGCGTATTGGACAACCAATGAATATAACAGGGCTGACGGATTATGCCCAAGAGCCTTATTACTCAACGGCGGTTGGGTTGTTGCATTACGGAAAAGAATCTCATCTGGGTGGTGAGCATGAAGTCGAAAAACGTACCTCAGTGAGCAACTGGTTCAAGAGAATCAACAGCTGGTTGAGGAAAGAATTTTAA
- the secM gene encoding secA translation cis-regulator SecM, with protein MIGILNRWRQFGRRYFWPHLLLGMVAASLGLPTSLNDSQDIASLPNSSSSVSRQNNVSLNLTDLVALKEAHRRSSYSVDYWHQHAIRTVIRHLSFALTTPQTASAQQVDDLQPHSLVLLDTLNALLTQDSHYPFVISPHAGRVTFYPQAHHQIGIWLAQIRGIRAGPYLFS; from the coding sequence GTGATTGGTATTCTAAATCGTTGGCGACAATTTGGCAGACGTTATTTCTGGCCGCATCTCTTATTAGGGATGGTCGCGGCGAGTCTTGGCCTGCCGACAAGCCTGAACGACTCACAGGATATCGCCTCACTCCCTAATTCAAGCTCCAGCGTTAGTCGCCAGAATAACGTATCGCTGAACCTTACCGATCTGGTCGCGCTGAAAGAAGCGCATCGGCGCTCGTCCTACAGCGTTGACTACTGGCATCAGCATGCGATTCGCACGGTAATCCGTCATCTTTCTTTTGCGTTGACGACGCCACAGACGGCCAGTGCCCAGCAGGTTGACGATCTTCAACCTCACTCTCTGGTTTTGCTGGATACGCTAAATGCGTTGCTGACGCAGGATTCCCACTATCCCTTTGTGATCTCCCCCCATGCTGGGCGCGTCACTTTTTATCCTCAGGCACACCATCAAATCGGCATCTGGCTTGCCCAAATCCGCGGCATCCGTGCAGGGCCTTATCTTTTCAGCTGA
- the mutT gene encoding 8-oxo-dGTP diphosphatase MutT, producing the protein MTQKQLSVAVGIIRNADQQYFIARRPDGVHMAGMWEFPGGKVEEGETPEQALIRELREETGIEASAPQPLNDKTFSTPERIITLHFFLVETWRGEPYGREGQESRWVSVEELREEEFPPANAEMIHWLKSL; encoded by the coding sequence ATGACGCAAAAACAGTTATCCGTCGCGGTAGGCATCATCCGCAATGCGGATCAGCAATATTTCATTGCTCGCCGCCCTGATGGCGTGCATATGGCAGGGATGTGGGAATTTCCTGGCGGTAAAGTTGAAGAAGGTGAAACGCCAGAGCAGGCGCTGATTCGTGAACTGCGTGAAGAAACGGGTATCGAAGCCAGCGCACCACAGCCGCTAAACGACAAAACGTTTTCTACGCCGGAGAGAATCATCACGCTTCATTTCTTTCTGGTTGAAACGTGGCGGGGGGAACCCTATGGTCGGGAAGGTCAGGAATCTCGTTGGGTGAGCGTAGAAGAATTACGTGAGGAAGAATTTCCGCCAGCAAATGCAGAGATGATCCACTGGCTGAAATCGCTTTAA
- the lpxC gene encoding UDP-3-O-acyl-N-acetylglucosamine deacetylase, translating into MIKQRTLKRIVQATGVGLHTGKKVTLTMRPAPANTGVIYRRTDLNPPVDFPADAKSVRDTMLCTCLVNEHDVRISTVEHLNAALAGLGIDNIVIDVDAPEIPIMDGSASPFVYLLLDAGIEELNCAKKFVRIKQPVRVEDGDKWAEMKPFNGFSLDFTIDFNHPAIDAGNQRYRLDFSADAFVRQISRARTFGFMRDIEYLQSRGLCLGGSMDCAIVVDDYRVLNEDGLRFEDEFVRHKMLDAIGDLFMCGHNIIGAFSAFKSGHALNNKLLQAVLANQEAWEYVTFEDEAEMPLAFKAPSIVLA; encoded by the coding sequence ATGATCAAACAACGTACATTAAAACGTATTGTTCAGGCGACTGGTGTCGGGTTACATACCGGCAAGAAGGTCACGTTGACCATGCGTCCTGCACCGGCAAATACCGGGGTCATCTATCGCCGCACAGACTTGAATCCCCCGGTTGATTTTCCGGCTGATGCAAAATCCGTGCGTGATACCATGCTCTGTACTTGCCTGGTTAATGAGCATGACGTCCGTATTTCTACGGTGGAGCATCTTAACGCTGCGCTTGCAGGGTTGGGCATTGACAATATTGTCATTGATGTTGACGCGCCGGAAATTCCAATTATGGATGGCAGCGCCAGCCCGTTCGTTTACCTGCTGTTAGATGCCGGTATCGAAGAGCTGAATTGTGCCAAGAAATTCGTACGTATCAAACAGCCTGTTCGTGTTGAAGATGGCGACAAGTGGGCCGAGATGAAACCGTTTAACGGCTTCAGTCTGGACTTCACTATCGACTTCAATCATCCGGCGATTGATGCGGGCAACCAGCGCTATCGTTTGGATTTCTCCGCTGATGCGTTTGTTCGCCAGATCAGCCGTGCGCGTACATTCGGCTTCATGCGCGATATCGAATACTTGCAGTCTCGTGGGTTGTGCCTGGGCGGCAGTATGGATTGTGCCATCGTCGTTGACGATTACCGCGTACTGAACGAAGACGGTCTGCGTTTTGAAGATGAGTTTGTCCGCCATAAAATGCTGGATGCCATCGGCGACCTGTTTATGTGTGGCCACAACATCATCGGTGCGTTTTCTGCGTTTAAATCTGGACACGCACTGAACAACAAACTGTTGCAGGCTGTGCTGGCAAATCAGGAAGCGTGGGAATACGTGACCTTTGAAGACGAAGCTGAAATGCCGTTGGCATTTAAAGCACCGTCTATCGTGCTGGCGTAA
- the ftsZ gene encoding cell division protein FtsZ, producing the protein MFEPMELTNDAVIKVIGVGGGGGNAVEHMVRERIEGVEFFAVNTDAQALRKTAVGQTIQIGSGITKGLGAGANPEVGRNSAEEDREALRSALEGADMVFIAAGMGGGTGTGAAPVVAEVAKDLGILTVAVVTKPFNFEGKKRMAFAEQGIAELSKHVDSLITIPNDKLLKVLGRGISLLDAFGAANDVLKGAVQGIAELITRPGLMNVDFADVRTVMSEMGYAMMGSGVARGEDRAEEAAEMAISSPLLEDIDLSGARGVLVNITAGFDLRLDEFETVGNTIRAFASDNATVVIGTSLDPEMNDELRVTVVATGIGMDKRPEITLVTNKQASQPVMDHRYQQHGMTPLAQEKPAAKVVNDQNPQTNKEPDYLDIPAFLRKQAD; encoded by the coding sequence ATGTTTGAACCAATGGAATTAACCAACGACGCGGTGATTAAAGTCATCGGCGTCGGTGGCGGCGGTGGTAATGCCGTCGAACACATGGTGCGTGAGCGCATCGAAGGCGTCGAATTCTTCGCGGTCAACACGGATGCACAGGCATTACGCAAAACGGCTGTTGGCCAGACGATTCAGATTGGCAGTGGCATCACTAAAGGTCTGGGTGCAGGCGCTAACCCAGAAGTCGGCCGTAATTCGGCTGAAGAAGATCGTGAAGCACTGCGTTCAGCACTGGAAGGTGCGGATATGGTGTTTATCGCCGCAGGTATGGGCGGTGGTACAGGTACAGGTGCTGCGCCAGTTGTTGCCGAAGTCGCAAAAGACCTGGGCATTCTGACCGTCGCTGTGGTGACCAAGCCTTTCAACTTTGAAGGCAAAAAGCGTATGGCGTTTGCAGAGCAGGGTATCGCCGAGCTGTCTAAGCACGTCGACTCGCTGATCACCATTCCAAACGACAAACTGCTGAAAGTGCTGGGTCGCGGTATCTCCCTGCTGGATGCATTTGGCGCAGCAAACGATGTACTGAAAGGCGCGGTGCAGGGTATTGCCGAGCTGATCACACGTCCGGGTCTGATGAACGTCGACTTTGCAGACGTGCGTACCGTGATGTCCGAAATGGGTTATGCCATGATGGGTTCCGGTGTTGCGCGTGGTGAAGACCGTGCAGAAGAAGCCGCTGAAATGGCGATCTCCAGTCCACTGTTGGAAGACATTGATCTGTCCGGCGCACGTGGCGTATTGGTCAACATCACTGCGGGCTTTGACCTGCGTCTGGATGAGTTCGAGACGGTAGGTAACACCATCCGTGCATTTGCATCCGATAATGCGACAGTTGTAATCGGTACATCGCTTGACCCGGAAATGAATGATGAACTGCGTGTCACGGTTGTTGCGACGGGTATCGGCATGGACAAACGTCCTGAGATTACTCTTGTGACGAACAAGCAGGCCAGCCAGCCTGTGATGGATCATCGTTATCAGCAACACGGTATGACGCCACTGGCGCAGGAAAAACCGGCGGCCAAAGTGGTTAATGACCAGAATCCGCAGACGAATAAAGAGCCAGACTATCTGGATATCCCGGCGTTTCTGCGTAAGCAGGCAGACTAA
- the zapD gene encoding cell division protein ZapD: MSDAPSTILFEYPLNEKTRTWLRIESLLQQLHQNHSLTDMGGALTFFRAIAELLDVLERGDVRTELLKELERQQQKLLQWSDVPGVDMERIHTLRRQLKDLSSTLMAAPRMGQFLREDRLIGMVRQRLGIPGGCCSFDLPTLHSWLHQPQALREKLVFGWLNSLSPLKQALDMILELIRHSGTFRPQTSLNGFFQDNASDADLLRLRLEQEHQLYPQISGHKTRYAIRFLPLDSENGHIPPRLTFELACC, encoded by the coding sequence ATGAGTGACGCCCCCTCAACCATTTTATTCGAATACCCGCTGAACGAAAAAACGCGCACCTGGTTGCGTATCGAATCGTTATTGCAGCAGTTGCATCAAAACCACTCCCTGACCGATATGGGAGGCGCTCTGACATTTTTTCGTGCCATAGCCGAGCTGCTCGATGTATTGGAACGTGGAGATGTACGCACCGAGTTGCTGAAAGAACTGGAGCGGCAACAGCAAAAACTGCTGCAATGGAGTGATGTGCCGGGCGTTGACATGGAACGCATCCATACGCTACGCCGTCAGCTAAAAGATTTATCCAGTACGCTGATGGCGGCCCCGCGGATGGGGCAGTTCTTACGGGAAGATCGCCTGATTGGCATGGTACGCCAGCGGCTCGGTATTCCCGGCGGATGCTGTAGTTTCGACCTGCCTACCCTGCATAGCTGGCTACATCAGCCTCAGGCGCTACGCGAGAAATTAGTTTTCGGTTGGCTTAACTCCTTGTCACCGCTCAAACAAGCGCTGGATATGATCCTGGAACTGATCCGCCACTCCGGCACGTTCCGCCCGCAGACCAGCCTGAACGGTTTCTTCCAGGACAATGCCTCCGATGCTGACCTGCTACGTTTGCGCCTTGAACAGGAACATCAGCTCTATCCGCAAATATCCGGCCATAAGACACGCTATGCCATCCGTTTCCTGCCATTAGATAGCGAAAACGGCCACATTCCTCCGCGTTTAACATTTGAACTGGCCTGCTGCTAG